The following are encoded in a window of Phaseolus vulgaris cultivar G19833 chromosome 3, P. vulgaris v2.0, whole genome shotgun sequence genomic DNA:
- the LOC137808186 gene encoding transcription factor bHLH18-like, whose product MTSMEESWTSWLCDMEPDDYSFISQSDIKVEDMIGSLASPCDIATALEENPQSSFSQESHSSVTESGIEERPLKLLKKTCTSNSAKTDQLSQKKASTPSSYILSFDNTNPPTAKVESLVKPETKVNRGIALPSKNEPKRVTQESKKTGSSARSSHHTQDHIIAERMRREKISQQFIALSALIPDLKKMDKVSVLGEAIRYVKELKEKVKVMEEQGKRKSQEPVMRGKKSQVCATADEDVSDTSSNSCELGNSDDPSSKTNLSLPEVEARVSKKNVLIRILCEKEKVVLVNIFREIEKLHLSVINSSALSFGSSVLDTTIVAEMEDEFKMSVKELAGNLRVGLMQFM is encoded by the exons ATGACCTCAATGGAGGAATCATGGACTAGTTGGCTCTGCGATATG GAACCAGATGATTACAGTTTCATCAGTCAATCAGACATAAAGGTGGAGGATATGATTGGAAGTTTAGCATCTCCTTGTGATATAGCCACTGCTTTAGAAGAGAACCCGCAGAGTTCATTTTCCCAGGAGAGTCACTCTTCAGTCACTGAGAGTGGCATAGAAGAGAGGCCTTTGAAGTTACTCAAGAAGACATGCACTTCAAACTCTGCCAAAACAGACCAACTCTCACAAAAGAAAGCTTCCACACCCTCCTCCTATATTCTTTCCTTTGACAACACAAATCCACCAACAGCAAAGGTTGAATCGCTTGTAAAGCCAGAAACCAAGGTTAATCGTGGGATAGCTCTGCCTTCAAAGAATGAACCAAAACGTGTTACTCAGGAGAGCAAGAAGACGGGCTCATCAGCCAGATCTTCTCATCACACACAAGATCACATAATCGCCGAGAGAATGAGGAGAGAAAAAATTAGCCAGCAGTTCATAGCCCTCTCAGCCCTTATTCCAGACCTCAAAAAG ATGGACAAGGTATCTGTATTGGGGGAAGCTATAAGGTACGTGAAGGAGCTGAAGGAAAAAGTAAAAGTGATGGAGGAGCAGGGCAAAAGGAAAAGCCAGGAACCGGTGATGCGAGGGAAGAAATCTCAGGTTTGTGCTACTGCGGACGAGGATGTCTCAGACACTTCGTCAAATTCCTGTGAGTTGGGAAATTCTGATGACCCCTCATCCAAAACAAATCTGTCACTGCCAGAAGTAGAAGCAAGGGTGTCAAAGAAGAACGTGCTGATTCGAATCCTCTGCGAGAAAGAAAAGGTAGTGCTGGTGAACATTTTTAGAGAGATAGAGAAACTTCATCTCTCAGTCATCAATAGCAGCGCCTTATCTTTCGGTTCCTCAGTTCTCGACACAACCATCGTGGCCGAG ATGGAGGATGAATTCAAGATGAGCGTGAAGGAACTGGCTGGAAATCTGAGAGTAGGACTGATGCAGTTTATGTAG